One Gigantopelta aegis isolate Gae_Host unplaced genomic scaffold, Gae_host_genome ctg1986_pilon_pilon, whole genome shotgun sequence genomic window carries:
- the LOC121391253 gene encoding LOW QUALITY PROTEIN: partitioning defective 6 homolog beta-like (The sequence of the model RefSeq protein was modified relative to this genomic sequence to represent the inferred CDS: inserted 1 base in 1 codon; substituted 1 base at 1 genomic stop codon) has protein sequence MSTPSRRSPSQPSYDPNLVEVKSKFECEFRRFSVNRTQLTQYDEFNALVKESHELPSDMQFXLSYTDPRNGDLLPITNDENMIRAFVTAMPLLKLFVYREQGEILCPILGFSLMFLLQXLNKLCRERKKIKVFLVKAIRKVGSIVDADLLPDTVRRVKLVKQSTDRPLGFYIRDGTSVRVTPYGLEKVPGIFISRLVPGGLAEGTGLLSVNDEIIEVNGIETLGKSLDQVTDMMVANSQNLIITVKPSTLPPTTPRSNTVARSRKGSPPPKSNRSSASEFPRPTKGDRSTPSRQQSTPETLNGTSNGPMKDLTKKRYSGT, from the exons tttgAGTGTGAATTTCgacgttttagtgttaatcGAACTCAACTCACACAATATGATGAATTCAATGCTCTTGTAAAAGAATCACATGAGCTACCTTCAGATATGCAGT ACTTATCATACACAGATCCAAGAAACGGTGACCTCCTACCAATTACTAATGATGAAAATATGATTAGAGCATTTGTCACAGCTATGCCATTACTAAAGTTATTTGTTTACAGAGAACAAGGTGAGATATTGTGTCCAATATTAGGGTTTAGTTTGATGTTCTTACTACAATAACTTAACAAACTCTGT agagaaagaaaaaaaataaaagtcttTTTAGTGAAAGC AATCAGAAAAGTTGGATCTATAGTTGATGCAGACTTGTTACCTGACACAGTTAGAAGAGTCAAGTTGGTTAAACAATCAACTGATCGTCCTCTTGGTTTCTATATTCGTGACGGTACCAGTGTCAGAGTTACTCCGTATGGTTTAGAAAAGGTTCCTGGAATATTCATATCTCGTCTGGTTCCTGGAGGATTGGCAGAAGGTACTGGACTGTTATCAGTCAATGACGAAATTATTGAAGTTAATGGTATAGAAACCTTAGGAAAATCCTTAGACCAAGTAACGGACATGATGGTAGCAAATAGTCAAAACCTtataattacagtgaaaccttctACCCTCCCTCCGACAACCCCTCGTTCAAATACTGTAGCAAGAAGTCGTAAAGGTTCTCCTCCTCCAAAAAGTAATCGAAGCTCAGCTTCAGAATTCCCACGGCCAACAAAGGGAGACCGATCGACACCATCTAGACAGCAGAGTACCCCAGAAACCCTTAATGGTACGAGTAATGGTCCTATGAAGGATTTGACAAAGAAGAGGTACTCAGGAACATGA